AATAAAGGACCATAACTAGGGTTCATGTCATAAACCGGTTCCTTAATTTTTTTTGCTGCAAAATAATGAATGCCGTCTATTACTTTGACATCTATTATATCAAACCCACATGATACCAACCTTCCTAGAGCTTCAGCCTTAGAGAGCAACCTGTTTTTACCTTTGGTTGTAAAAAAGTAAAGCTTCTTTAGAACAGGCATTTTAGGAAAAACTCTTTTAAATAAGAATTCAAAACCAAAATAGATTCTACTTAAATAAGGTATCTTATTTATTGGGTGCCTTTCTGCTCTAGATGCAAATGTTTCAAAATTACCTAGTAAAATACCATTAAGTGGTAATTTACTATTTACTTCTTCAAATTGTTTATTTATCAATCTGAAATTATTAACTCTATCAAGTAACACAATATTCTCAACACCATCAAATTCACTATAACTAGATAAAACCTTGTTTTTTGATATAATCAAATTTCTAACAGAAGATATATTAACAAATTCTTTGAAGAATTCAAATGCATCTTCTCCTATTTCATCAATAATTAGTCCTTTGTTATTAGAATTTAACGCCTTTTGAAGTGTTTCAATTTCTGAATATTTATTAAAAGCTTCTAAAAACTCACTTTTCCATTCTGAGAAAACTTTAATTGAAATACCCTCCTTCTTACATACATCTTTTTCGCTAATATCATCAATTAAACTATCAACAACAATTCGTATTCTTTCCAAAGAAGAAAAATCTGCGGCCTTTTTATTTCTAACAAGTTTTTTTGTTAATAATCGAAGTTTTGAAGAATCCTCTTTCTTTAAATTCAAATCTGACTTAAAAGAATCATTTAAAATTATATTCCTCTTTAAGTGAATATAATCATCTAGAAACTTTTTAAATTCAAGTTTTTGGGTTGGGTAAATTTCAATCATAGCAATATAGTTTTTTAATTAAACTGTAATCTTTAAAATATTAACAGGACGATTCCTATCTGACTTACCAAAAGGCATGCCATAATATATTTTAGTTAAAGAAAAATAGTTGAAAGAAAAATTAACTATATAAAAAGAATGAAATACGTTCAAATATGTCTTCTTCATTACAAGATTACATATTTCACTGCATACATTAACCACATACTTATAAGTTGTAAGTATCATTTTTTTAGGGGTATTCTTTTTAATAGCTTCTGCAAATATACACAAAAAAAATTAATTGACCTAAAAAATAAAACAAAAAACAAACCTCCTTTAAAGTGTTCTTTATTAAATGTTTAACTTTAAATATTACTTTCTATTTACGTAAAAAGCCTTTTTAATTATATTTTTTATATGCTGCATGATATACTCCTTGGTCCAGTTTAACATTCCATCATTCCATCTTTGAGGATGAAATGTAAACATCATACGATTTGGTAAATCATGACTTATCAGATATTCAATAATATCATTTGTTGAGTGAAAAGTAATTTTATAACTGCTATTTACTCTATCTCTGACACTGACTTTATGACCATCCCACATCCGACCAGTATCAGTCATATAAAAAACATCTTTGAAATCAACATCGAAATAAGGCTCACCAATTATCTCATAATCACGATAATTATTCTCTTTCCAAAGGTCTTTTGAATCATATTTAGAGGCTGGGCTACCATGCATGCAAATTGTTGAGACAGGTGCTAACTTTCTTAAGTCTGCAAGATTTTTTTCAAAATCAGACATCCCTTTTTTCATATCACCTTTACAAGTAGTTAAACACTCATAATGATATCCAATTTCATGACCTAAATCAGCTATCTTCTTTATAACACTTTCGTCCCAACTTTCTGGTACAGCTCTGAAATAATATACTCCTTTGACCCCATTTTCGGCCTGTATTTCAGCAAACTTTAAAGAATTATGAGGTAAGAGATCTACATCATGTCTGAGTACTATGCTCTTTACTGATGGAGATTTAATAAACTCTTCAAAAGTTTGAAATGTATACCCCTTCTTAATTAATGCTTGAAGTAATTCTTTATATTTTCTTACTGTGAAGTCCATTATTTATTTTAAAATTGAATTGATATTTTGGATTTTTCTTTAGTTCTAAATAACTTTCAGGATAATTTTTTACAAACCAAAGTAAAAAATCTGTTACATCAATTTTATTTGAAAGCATTATTTCTTTACGATTGTTTAATTCTTCTTTTCCTAAATTTTCCTTTACAATTTCCTTAACCTTATCTAGTACTCCTTGTCCCGATTTAAAATTGTAGACCAATTCATACTTTTCCTGATCTCGATTATTACATGCTTCAATAGAATTTACATAAATAGCTGTCGTACCCAAAACACCTGCTTCTGATGCCATTGTAGCACCCTCACTTATCACCAAATCGGCATAATATAATGCATGATGAATGTGCTCAGGTGGAATTTTTATTTTGTATTTTTTTAATTCTACAGGCAACTCAGATTCAGATGAAATAAATACTTTATATTTTGTCGCTAAAAAGGAAATAATATCATTTTTATCTTTATCATTTATTCCATTTTGTCCCACATCATGTGTTGCATTCCATGAAACAAACCTAATAATAACATAACTATCTTTTGACTCTATACCTAAGAATTTATAAATAGAATTGTCTGGGGAAAAATAATTCGGACTCAAATAAGCTAATTCATGATATGATGGATATCTTAATTGTTTTTCACCCAAATCTCTCTTTAATACATCAGGTGTAAATACCATTTTAGTAAAGGGAAGATATAACCTTATTTGTTCAAGATTTCCAGTATCTTCAAATGTGAAATGAGGTTTTCTTAACATAAAAGCCACTTGAGCCGCATACATAGATCCGACGCTTAAGAAAATATCAGGCTTAAACTTTATAGCAGTTTTTAACATCTTTAAATCAAAAACTAACAAACCAAAAATTTTACCAGCTATTGATTTATATTTTTTACCGAAAGAGACATATTTAAAGCCATTTGCTTTTAATAATTCAATCTCAAATTCCTTTTCTCTACATGTAAACAAAACTATGTGGCCTTGCTTTTGCATTTCAATTGTAAAATTTTTAAACAAATGCACATGAGCTGGATGACCTATATCAATTAGTATTCTCACTTTATTATAGTTTTATATAGCTCAATAAGTTGATTAGCTATTGTTTCATTGTTAAAATGTAATATCTTTTCTCTACCATCAGTTTTTGCCGAATCTTTTAATATTACTTTAATTTTACTCGAAATTTCCTCAACATTATATGAAGTAATATAACAATGCTTTGTACCCCTAATAACATTTTTCACATCACCTACATCTACCGAAACTACTGGTAAGTTACTAGCCATCGCCTCCTTAACAAATTGTGGTGATCCTTCAGTAAAAGATGTCAACAAAGCAAGGTCAACGGCATTCATTAGTAAAGCAACTTGTTGCCGGTCAAAACCTTTTAATTCTAATACTTCAATATTATTATCTTTAATCTTTTCTATTGCTTTTTTTGCCAATGGAAAATTTTTTACTTGATTATTAAAAGCAGATGAAAATAAAATATATTTTTTTTGTAAATCTAAATTTAGTTTTTTTCTTGCTACCAATTTATCTATCGGATAAAAAATACTAAAATCGACACCACACGGAATCACTGATTCATTTTTATACTTTGCAATGTCGGCTAATTTTTTCGAAACAAAAATTGATTTCTTAGACCATCTATGAGCTAATAAAGAGAAAGGTCTTACTTTTTTATCATTTAAATCAGAACCATGAAAAGTTATAACGGTTGGTACTTTTCTTTGTAATACACTTAATAATCCGCTTAAACCATAATGAGCGTGAACCATATCAGGTTTAATTATTGAAATCATTTTTCTTAACCGAAAATAATTGCTAAAATACCCCATTAAACCGTTACCATTAATTTGAAAAAAATTAATGGTAACACCGTACCTTTCTAGAGCTTCTGTTTGATCTTTAACAAACGGACTGATTACATTAGCATTACCGCTAGCTACTATTAAAACCGATATTTTCTTCTTTTTGATACTAATTGTTTTTATCTTTTTAATAATTTCAAACCGAGTTTAGCTGTTTTAAACATTATTGGTCTAAATACCCTTTGATATCTTCCATGTTCCACAAGTTCTCCTCCGTATTGAGCTTTAAAATTTCTAACCCCATATTCTTCATCTTTTAGACCAGCTCCCATAAAGTCAAATTCTTTTAGCTTTTTTTCTATTCCAAATTTTATTACAGCCCAAGCTGCCAATG
The nucleotide sequence above comes from Aureibaculum algae. Encoded proteins:
- a CDS encoding sugar transferase produces the protein MIEIYPTQKLEFKKFLDDYIHLKRNIILNDSFKSDLNLKKEDSSKLRLLTKKLVRNKKAADFSSLERIRIVVDSLIDDISEKDVCKKEGISIKVFSEWKSEFLEAFNKYSEIETLQKALNSNNKGLIIDEIGEDAFEFFKEFVNISSVRNLIISKNKVLSSYSEFDGVENIVLLDRVNNFRLINKQFEEVNSKLPLNGILLGNFETFASRAERHPINKIPYLSRIYFGFEFLFKRVFPKMPVLKKLYFFTTKGKNRLLSKAEALGRLVSCGFDIIDVKVIDGIHYFAAKKIKEPVYDMNPSYGPLFKMRRVGKNGKIIGVYKLRTMHPYSEYLQDYVLKQNGYAETGKPADDFRLVPWGKVLRRYWIDELPQLINVFKGDLKLVGARPVSQRYFQDIPEDLQKLRLAQKPGCVPPYVALDRKGAVESVLQSEKEYLEEKLRNPYTTDTKYFFKAMYNIIFKNKRSA
- a CDS encoding polysaccharide deacetylase family protein, with the translated sequence MDFTVRKYKELLQALIKKGYTFQTFEEFIKSPSVKSIVLRHDVDLLPHNSLKFAEIQAENGVKGVYYFRAVPESWDESVIKKIADLGHEIGYHYECLTTCKGDMKKGMSDFEKNLADLRKLAPVSTICMHGSPASKYDSKDLWKENNYRDYEIIGEPYFDVDFKDVFYMTDTGRMWDGHKVSVRDRVNSSYKITFHSTNDIIEYLISHDLPNRMMFTFHPQRWNDGMLNWTKEYIMQHIKNIIKKAFYVNRK
- a CDS encoding DUF354 domain-containing protein, which produces MRILIDIGHPAHVHLFKNFTIEMQKQGHIVLFTCREKEFEIELLKANGFKYVSFGKKYKSIAGKIFGLLVFDLKMLKTAIKFKPDIFLSVGSMYAAQVAFMLRKPHFTFEDTGNLEQIRLYLPFTKMVFTPDVLKRDLGEKQLRYPSYHELAYLSPNYFSPDNSIYKFLGIESKDSYVIIRFVSWNATHDVGQNGINDKDKNDIISFLATKYKVFISSESELPVELKKYKIKIPPEHIHHALYYADLVISEGATMASEAGVLGTTAIYVNSIEACNNRDQEKYELVYNFKSGQGVLDKVKEIVKENLGKEELNNRKEIMLSNKIDVTDFLLWFVKNYPESYLELKKNPKYQFNFKINNGLHSKKI
- a CDS encoding glycosyltransferase is translated as MIKKIKTISIKKKKISVLIVASGNANVISPFVKDQTEALERYGVTINFFQINGNGLMGYFSNYFRLRKMISIIKPDMVHAHYGLSGLLSVLQRKVPTVITFHGSDLNDKKVRPFSLLAHRWSKKSIFVSKKLADIAKYKNESVIPCGVDFSIFYPIDKLVARKKLNLDLQKKYILFSSAFNNQVKNFPLAKKAIEKIKDNNIEVLELKGFDRQQVALLMNAVDLALLTSFTEGSPQFVKEAMASNLPVVSVDVGDVKNVIRGTKHCYITSYNVEEISSKIKVILKDSAKTDGREKILHFNNETIANQLIELYKTIIK